The Scyliorhinus canicula unplaced genomic scaffold, sScyCan1.1, whole genome shotgun sequence genome window below encodes:
- the LOC119961570 gene encoding gastrula zinc finger protein XlCGF7.1-like, which translates to MVKPWKCGVCGKGFSFPSALETHKRRHTGEKLFTCSTCGKEFTQSSSLMTHQRVHTGEKPYDCSQCGKSFRCSSHLTEHLRVHTGERPFHCSECGQRFTCSSHLTLHKRVHTGERPFVCSVCGKGFIRSSHLLRHQRVHTEEKAFTCTECGKSFTNLPNFQNHQRIHTGEKPFTCAECGKGFAAKSQLRTHTLVHTDERPFQCFDCEKSFKSRRDLMKHQRIHSGEKPFTCPVCGRGFTQPSARLKHQRVHL; encoded by the coding sequence ATggtgaaaccgtggaaatgtggggtctGTGGGAAGGGTTTCAGCTTCCCATCTGCACTGGAAACTCATAAACGCAGGCACACTGGAGAGAAgttgttcacctgctccacttGTGGAAAggaattcactcagtcatccagcctaatgacacaccagcgagttcacactggagagaaaccgTACGATTGCTCTCAGTGCGGGAAAAGCTTCCGGTGTTCATCCCACCTCACTGAACATctacgggttcacactggggagagaccattccacTGCTCTGAGTGCGGGCAGAGATTCACTTGTTCTTCCCACCTCACTCTACACAAGCGTGTCCACACTGGTGAGAGGCCGTtcgtctgctctgtgtgtgggaagggatttattagaTCATCGCATCTTCTtagacaccagcgtgttcacactgaagAGAAAGCATTCACCTGCACGGAGTGTGGGAAGAGTTTCACTAATTTACCGAATTTTCAgaatcaccagcgaattcacactggagagaaacccTTTACCTgtgctgagtgtgggaagggatttgctgcAAAATCGCAGCTTAGGACACATAcacttgttcacactgatgagagaccatttcaatgttttgactgtgagaagagctttaaaagcagaagggATTTGATGAAACACCAGCGAATCCattctggggagaagccgttcacctgccccgTGTGTGGCAgaggattcactcagccatccgcTCGTCTgaaacaccagagagttcacttgTGA